A genome region from Arachis duranensis cultivar V14167 chromosome 6, aradu.V14167.gnm2.J7QH, whole genome shotgun sequence includes the following:
- the LOC107491837 gene encoding transcription repressor MYB6-like — protein MVRAPCCSKVGLHRGPWTPREDALLTQYIQSHGEGQWRSLPKRAGLLRCGKSCRLRWMNYLRPDIKRGNITPEEDDLIIRMHSLLGNRWSLIAGRLPGRTDNEIKNYWNTHLSKKVLRSQPKKKKQKKKDAQAEGEAETEKNNKTVVYLPKPIRVTAIPRTKSTLTLESNSGSASTSHEKQEVAQEVNNIDDVMICGNVEEDEELGLFLGGDGEDQYHIDQVVNGSDDVECGSPYFIGDCESLEKLYEEYLQLLNTDDANPDQFDSVKNFLL, from the exons ATGGTAAGAGCTCCTTGTTGTTCAAAAGTTGGATTGCACAGAGGTCCATGGACTCCCCGAGAAGATGCATTACTCACCCAATATATTCAATCCCATGGCGAAGGCCAATGGAGATCACTCCCTAAAAGAGCTG GCCTTCTTAGATGCGGGAAGAGTTGCAGGTTGAGATGGATGAACTATCTGAGACCAGATATCAAGAGAGGCAACATAACACCCGAGGAAGACGATCTCATCATTAGAATGCATTCACTCTTAGGGAACAGGTGGTCCCTCATCGCTGGAAGGTTACCGGGAAGAACCgacaatgaaataaaaaattactggAATACCCACCTCAGCAAGAAGGTCCTCAGGAGTCAacccaagaagaagaagcagaagaagaaagacGCACAAGCAGAGGGAGAGGCAGAAACAGAGAAGAACAACAAGACCGTTGTTTATTTACCCAAACCAATTCGAGTTACCGCTATTCCAAGAACCAAAAGTACCCTAACCTTGGAATCCAATTCAGGAAGCGCATCAACGAGCCACGAGAAACAAGAAGTTGCGCAAGAGGTAAATAATATTGATGACGTCATGATTTGCGGTAACGTCGAAGAAGATGAGGAGCTTGGACTGTTTCTCGGTGGTGATGGTGAAGATCAATACCATATTGACCAAGTAGTCAACGGATCTGATGACGTGGAATGCGGGTCCCCTTACTTTATCGGGGATTGTGAATCCCTTGAGAAGTTATATGAAGAATACCTTCAGTTGTTGAACACGGATGACGCCAATCCTGACCAATTCGATTCTGTTAAAAATTTTCTACTGTAA